The Streptomyces sp. NBC_01197 genome window below encodes:
- a CDS encoding NAD-dependent epimerase/dehydratase family protein has translation MNPERKVALVVGANGVVGRDTIQHLRDLNEWEIIGVSRRGGTDTGRVRYIAVDLLDADDPRQKLGGLTEVTHIFYAAFQDRPTWAELVPPNLAMLVNSVDAVEPVAAGLRHVSLMQGYKVYGAHLGPFKTPARESDAGHMPPEFNVDQQSFLERRSQGKSCTRPSRRSSACPCDFREGPVPTPASSR, from the coding sequence ATGAACCCGGAACGCAAAGTCGCCCTGGTCGTCGGGGCGAACGGAGTTGTCGGGCGCGACACCATCCAGCACCTTCGCGATCTCAACGAGTGGGAGATCATCGGAGTTTCCCGGCGCGGAGGCACGGACACCGGCCGCGTCCGCTACATCGCCGTGGATCTGCTCGACGCCGATGACCCACGTCAGAAGCTCGGCGGGCTGACCGAGGTGACACATATCTTCTACGCGGCGTTCCAGGACCGGCCGACCTGGGCGGAGCTGGTACCCCCGAACCTCGCCATGCTGGTGAACTCCGTTGACGCCGTCGAGCCGGTGGCGGCCGGGCTGCGGCACGTCAGCCTGATGCAGGGCTACAAGGTCTACGGCGCGCACCTCGGTCCGTTCAAGACGCCGGCACGGGAGAGCGACGCGGGGCACATGCCGCCGGAGTTCAACGTGGACCAGCAGTCCTTCCTGGAACGCCGGAGCCAGGGCAAGTCGTGTACGCGTCCATCTCGAAGGAGCTCGGCCTGCCCCTGCGATTTCCGGGAAGGCCCGGTGCCTACACCAGCCTCTTCGAGATGA
- the htpG gene encoding molecular chaperone HtpG translates to MPTETFEFQVEARQLLQMMIHSIYSNKDVFLRELVSNASDALDKLRIEALRDDSLGVDVSDLHIAIEPDEKARTLTVRDNGIGMSHDEVVQLIGTIANSGTAKFLQELKEKEAEGAAAADGLIGQFGVGFYSSFMVADEVTLLTRRAGESHGTRWVSTGAGTYTIETVDDAPQGTAVTLRLKPEDSEDRLYDYASPWKIREIVKRYSDFITWPVRLVTDSAAADASGTEGETETDAEGAADAGASAEPETLNSMKALWARSRDEVTDDEYHELYKHISHDWNSPLETIRLQAEGTFEYQALLFIPAHAPQDLFTQGYQRGIQLYVKRVFIMDDCEALMPPYLRFVKGVVDAQDLSLNVSREILQQDRQIQLMHRRLAKKVLSTVKEMMSGEPERYATFWREFGRVLKEGLLSDFENRDAILGVSSFATTHSDDEPATLRQYVERMKDGQEHIFYLTGESRQAIESSPHMEAFRAKGIEVLLLTDPVDEVWVEAVPEFDGKQLRSVAKGEVDLGTEEEKKEAGTEREKQQQEFEPLLTWMTERLNENVKEVRLSSRLTVSPACIVSDTHDVTPALENMYRAMGQDVPHVKRILELNPGHPLVTGLNKAYAERTDDTALSGLQEAAELLHGMALLAEGGELSDPSRFVKLLADRLERTL, encoded by the coding sequence ATGCCGACTGAGACGTTCGAGTTTCAGGTGGAAGCGCGACAGCTTCTGCAGATGATGATCCACTCGATCTACTCGAACAAGGACGTGTTCCTGCGCGAACTCGTCTCCAACGCCTCCGACGCGCTCGACAAACTTCGTATCGAAGCACTCCGCGACGACTCTCTCGGCGTGGACGTGTCCGATCTCCACATCGCCATAGAGCCGGACGAGAAGGCCCGTACGCTCACCGTGCGCGACAACGGCATCGGTATGTCGCACGACGAAGTGGTCCAGCTCATCGGGACGATCGCGAACTCGGGCACGGCCAAGTTCCTGCAGGAGCTCAAGGAGAAGGAAGCGGAGGGCGCCGCCGCTGCCGACGGGCTCATCGGTCAGTTCGGGGTCGGGTTCTACTCCAGTTTCATGGTGGCCGACGAGGTCACCCTGCTCACCCGCCGTGCGGGCGAGAGTCACGGCACCCGCTGGGTGTCGACCGGCGCGGGTACGTACACCATCGAGACCGTCGACGACGCCCCGCAGGGCACCGCGGTCACGCTCCGGCTCAAGCCGGAGGACTCCGAGGACCGGCTGTACGACTACGCCTCCCCGTGGAAGATCAGGGAGATCGTCAAGCGTTACTCGGACTTCATCACCTGGCCGGTCAGGCTCGTCACCGATTCCGCGGCCGCCGACGCGAGCGGCACGGAGGGAGAGACAGAGACAGACGCGGAGGGGGCCGCCGACGCGGGTGCCTCCGCCGAGCCCGAGACCCTGAACTCGATGAAGGCCCTCTGGGCACGCTCGCGCGACGAGGTCACGGACGACGAGTACCACGAGCTGTACAAGCACATCAGCCACGACTGGAACAGCCCCCTCGAAACCATCAGGCTTCAGGCGGAGGGCACCTTCGAGTACCAGGCGCTGCTGTTCATCCCGGCGCACGCGCCACAGGATCTGTTCACACAGGGCTACCAGCGCGGAATCCAGCTGTACGTGAAGCGCGTCTTCATCATGGACGACTGCGAAGCGCTGATGCCGCCGTATCTGCGCTTCGTCAAGGGCGTGGTCGACGCGCAGGACCTGTCGCTCAACGTGTCGCGCGAGATCCTCCAGCAGGACCGGCAGATCCAGCTGATGCACCGTCGACTGGCGAAGAAGGTGCTGTCGACGGTCAAGGAGATGATGTCCGGCGAGCCGGAGCGCTACGCCACGTTCTGGCGGGAGTTCGGCCGCGTCCTCAAGGAAGGACTGCTGAGCGACTTCGAGAACCGCGACGCGATCCTCGGTGTCTCCTCCTTCGCCACCACGCACAGCGACGACGAGCCGGCGACTCTGCGGCAGTACGTGGAACGCATGAAGGACGGCCAGGAGCACATCTTCTACCTGACGGGCGAGTCCCGCCAGGCCATCGAGAGCTCCCCGCACATGGAGGCTTTCCGGGCCAAGGGCATCGAGGTTCTCCTGCTCACCGACCCCGTCGACGAGGTGTGGGTGGAGGCGGTCCCCGAGTTCGACGGCAAACAGCTGCGATCCGTCGCCAAGGGCGAGGTCGACCTCGGCACCGAGGAGGAGAAGAAGGAGGCCGGGACTGAGCGCGAGAAGCAGCAGCAGGAGTTCGAGCCCCTGCTGACGTGGATGACGGAACGGCTGAACGAGAACGTCAAGGAGGTGCGGCTCTCCTCACGTCTCACCGTCTCACCGGCCTGCATCGTCTCGGACACGCATGACGTGACGCCGGCCCTGGAGAACATGTACCGGGCTATGGGCCAGGACGTACCCCACGTCAAGCGCATCCTCGAACTCAACCCGGGGCACCCGCTGGTCACCGGGTTGAACAAGGCGTACGCGGAACGGACGGACGACACCGCCCTCAGCGGCCTCCAAGAGGCGGCCGAGCTTCTGCACGGCATGGCGCTGCTCGCCGAGGGCGGCGAGCTGAGCGATCCGTCGCGCTTCGTCAAGCTGCTGGCCGACCGGCTGGAGCGCACCCTCTAG
- a CDS encoding TetR/AcrR family transcriptional regulator, which produces MDGQSASTRLHLIATAERLFAEHGINAVSMRRIAADAGQRNDNAVKYHFGSKQGLVDAVFEHRQVPIDVRRIALIDGFDREGRGSDPYTIAEAFVLPLAELLEAAPGRSWYLRFCVQAAYTIHPDVATLTLNDLEARPGTQGLARLRERARAVLAAEDMPAPLGLQRWWHFTGFLAHSLADREARLQTGGLRGLGPTELFLAGLIDTGAAVLTAPCRPSTLALAEGWADAAVRAG; this is translated from the coding sequence ATGGATGGTCAGAGCGCGTCGACCCGGCTTCATCTGATCGCGACCGCCGAGCGACTCTTCGCGGAGCACGGCATCAACGCGGTCTCGATGCGGAGGATCGCTGCGGATGCGGGCCAGCGCAACGACAACGCGGTCAAGTACCACTTCGGCTCCAAACAGGGCCTGGTCGACGCGGTCTTCGAGCACCGGCAGGTACCGATCGACGTGCGCCGCATTGCGCTCATTGACGGTTTCGACCGCGAGGGGCGCGGCAGCGATCCGTACACGATCGCTGAGGCGTTCGTCCTGCCGCTGGCCGAGTTGCTGGAGGCCGCGCCGGGCCGCAGCTGGTATCTGCGGTTCTGCGTGCAGGCCGCCTATACCATCCACCCCGATGTCGCCACGCTCACCCTGAACGACCTGGAGGCGCGACCGGGGACCCAGGGTCTGGCGAGGCTGCGCGAGCGCGCCCGCGCGGTGCTGGCCGCCGAGGACATGCCCGCGCCGCTGGGCCTGCAGCGGTGGTGGCACTTCACCGGCTTCCTCGCTCACTCGCTCGCCGACCGCGAGGCCCGGCTGCAGACCGGCGGGCTGCGCGGACTCGGCCCCACTGAGCTGTTCCTCGCCGGTCTGATCGACACCGGAGCAGCTGTCCTCACCGCGCCCTGCCGGCCATCGACCCTGGCACTCGCCGAGGGCTGGGCCGACGCCGCTGTACGCGCCGGCTGA
- a CDS encoding serine hydrolase, with the protein MHRSRIPARARRGLAASVAAGVLLTPLAGATAASASTAGEPTDKAGSASAAVGGSKVVCTSKKSGLAPELSHDIAGALKGRKGASALAVYDRTTGTSCEFKATAHFDSASVVKVTVLGALLREAEESHRKLTAREVKLTTAMITESDNDATSALWRQLGAARVQHFLSLAKMRHTVPGADGTWGLTQITAADELTLMKLLTTENSVLNRTSRDYALDLMAKVEADQEWGVPAGSPATATTHVKNGWLSRETGGWRVHSVGFFTGHGHDYGMTVLSSGNKTMDYGIDTIEGASRVIHRDLNSKVRAAASH; encoded by the coding sequence ATGCACCGCTCACGCATACCGGCCCGCGCGCGCCGCGGACTCGCCGCTTCCGTGGCAGCCGGAGTGCTGCTCACCCCGCTCGCCGGGGCGACCGCGGCCTCGGCGAGCACCGCTGGCGAGCCGACGGACAAGGCCGGCTCCGCGAGCGCTGCCGTGGGCGGCTCGAAGGTCGTCTGCACTTCGAAGAAGTCCGGCCTGGCCCCGGAGCTGTCGCACGACATAGCCGGCGCGCTCAAGGGGCGCAAGGGCGCGTCGGCGCTGGCCGTGTACGACCGCACGACCGGGACCAGCTGCGAGTTCAAGGCCACTGCGCATTTCGACTCGGCGAGTGTGGTGAAGGTCACGGTACTGGGAGCGCTGCTGCGCGAGGCCGAGGAATCGCACCGCAAGCTGACCGCGCGCGAGGTGAAACTGACCACGGCGATGATCACGGAGTCCGACAACGACGCCACGTCCGCTCTCTGGCGTCAGCTCGGAGCGGCACGCGTCCAGCACTTCCTCTCTCTCGCGAAGATGCGGCACACTGTCCCGGGCGCCGACGGAACGTGGGGCCTCACCCAGATCACCGCGGCCGACGAGCTCACGCTCATGAAGCTCCTCACGACGGAGAACTCCGTGCTGAACCGGACCTCACGCGACTACGCCCTGGATCTGATGGCCAAGGTCGAGGCCGACCAGGAGTGGGGCGTGCCCGCAGGCTCACCGGCCACTGCCACGACGCACGTAAAGAACGGCTGGCTGTCCCGCGAGACCGGCGGCTGGCGGGTGCACAGCGTCGGCTTCTTCACCGGGCACGGCCACGACTACGGCATGACCGTTCTCTCCAGCGGAAACAAGACGATGGACTACGGCATCGACACCATCGAGGGCGCTTCCCGCGTCATCCACCGCGACCTGAACAGCAAGGTCCGGGCGGCAGCGAGCCACTGA
- a CDS encoding TauD/TfdA dioxygenase family protein, protein MSTSLADTAHRGDRPVFDNGVSAVPVRELTPTGEFTPGLRYELFGLAPCSPTIGAEISGVDLARPLTDELYQELHRALLEWKVLFFRDQHLTPIQHRDLARRWGTPEVHPFLPKADLPEVVRLSRGADSPAVENVWHSDASFETTPPMGSILRAVHVPDVGGDTLWSDMAAAYDGLPEDVKARLEGLRAVHDFTQSFGRRLGPEDLARLQQKYPAVAHPVVRTLPENGRRLIYVNRIFTHHVEGLSEQESRELLEFLYDQARHPEYQCRLRWRANTVAFWDNRATQHYANGDYYPHTRVMERVTILGDRPQ, encoded by the coding sequence ATGAGCACATCCCTCGCCGATACCGCGCACCGTGGTGACCGCCCGGTGTTCGACAACGGCGTGTCCGCCGTGCCCGTACGCGAGTTGACCCCCACCGGGGAGTTCACCCCCGGACTGCGCTACGAGCTGTTCGGCCTCGCTCCGTGCAGCCCGACCATCGGCGCCGAGATCTCCGGTGTGGACCTGGCCCGGCCGCTCACCGACGAGCTGTACCAGGAGCTGCACCGCGCGCTGCTGGAGTGGAAGGTGCTCTTCTTCCGCGACCAGCACCTGACGCCGATTCAGCACCGTGATCTGGCCCGCCGGTGGGGCACCCCGGAGGTGCACCCGTTCCTGCCCAAGGCCGATCTGCCCGAGGTGGTCCGGCTCTCCCGGGGCGCCGACTCTCCGGCCGTGGAGAACGTCTGGCATTCCGACGCCTCCTTCGAGACCACACCGCCGATGGGCTCCATCCTGCGCGCCGTGCATGTGCCCGATGTGGGCGGTGACACGCTGTGGTCCGACATGGCCGCCGCCTACGACGGGCTGCCCGAGGATGTGAAGGCGCGGCTGGAAGGCCTGCGCGCAGTCCACGACTTCACCCAGAGCTTCGGCCGCCGGCTCGGACCCGAGGACCTCGCCCGCCTGCAGCAGAAGTATCCAGCGGTGGCGCACCCCGTGGTCCGCACGCTTCCGGAAAACGGCCGCCGGCTCATCTACGTCAACCGGATCTTCACCCATCACGTCGAGGGCCTGTCCGAGCAGGAGAGCCGCGAACTCCTTGAGTTCCTCTACGACCAGGCCCGCCATCCGGAATACCAGTGCCGCCTGCGCTGGCGTGCCAACACCGTCGCCTTCTGGGACAACCGTGCCACCCAGCACTACGCCAACGGCGACTACTACCCCCACACCCGCGTCATGGAGCGCGTGACCATCCTCGGTGACCGGCCCCAGTGA
- a CDS encoding alpha/beta hydrolase, whose translation MSLTGTPFFLTSIVLVVAALAFPLLFWSRIRGPGAVRHTARLAMLVAVQATGVLLVFLIVNNSNGLYDNWADLLGTGNHVHAAADLGPDGTGGKSVRNEPRIRQKFHPAGDPRMGPGVQATQLKGRISGVEGEVYVWLPPQYGQPAYRHRNFPVVEVLPGYPGSARAWFGTLHVNTQLAPMMQRGEVAPYIIVAPRTTLLGKVDTGCANIPGKVNADTWLSVDVRKMVTDTFRADRRPAGWAVAGYSAGAHCAVELAVRHPDRYRAAIGMSGYNDPVGEPASLTARTIQLRNRNNPWKILRHDRVPPRVALFVSGASGDGYQGAVALKQAAKRPTTVQAVRLPAGAGGHTTAVWREQVPEIFRWLTHQVPMR comes from the coding sequence ATGAGCCTTACGGGGACACCCTTCTTCCTGACGTCGATCGTGCTGGTGGTGGCGGCACTCGCGTTTCCGCTGCTGTTCTGGAGCCGGATCCGCGGCCCCGGCGCGGTGCGGCACACCGCGCGACTGGCCATGCTGGTCGCCGTCCAGGCCACCGGGGTGCTCCTGGTGTTCCTGATCGTCAACAACTCCAACGGCCTTTACGACAACTGGGCCGACCTCCTCGGTACCGGCAACCACGTGCACGCTGCCGCCGATCTCGGCCCGGACGGAACCGGCGGCAAGTCCGTCAGGAACGAGCCGCGGATCAGGCAGAAGTTCCACCCGGCCGGCGACCCACGGATGGGACCCGGAGTGCAGGCCACCCAGCTCAAGGGCCGGATCTCCGGGGTGGAGGGCGAGGTCTATGTCTGGCTGCCGCCGCAGTACGGTCAACCCGCCTACCGGCACCGCAACTTCCCGGTGGTCGAAGTGCTCCCCGGCTACCCCGGCTCCGCACGGGCCTGGTTCGGGACCCTGCACGTCAACACGCAGCTCGCACCGATGATGCAGCGCGGTGAGGTGGCCCCGTACATCATCGTCGCGCCCCGAACGACGCTGCTGGGCAAGGTCGACACGGGCTGCGCCAACATCCCGGGCAAGGTCAACGCCGACACCTGGCTCAGTGTCGATGTCCGCAAGATGGTGACGGACACCTTCCGGGCCGACCGCCGGCCGGCCGGGTGGGCCGTCGCGGGCTACTCGGCCGGCGCGCACTGCGCGGTCGAACTGGCTGTCCGGCACCCGGACCGCTACCGGGCCGCGATCGGCATGTCCGGCTACAACGATCCGGTCGGCGAGCCCGCCTCGCTCACGGCTCGGACGATTCAGCTGCGCAACCGGAACAACCCGTGGAAGATTCTTCGGCACGACCGGGTTCCGCCCAGGGTGGCGCTGTTCGTCTCCGGTGCGTCCGGTGACGGCTACCAGGGCGCGGTGGCCCTCAAGCAGGCGGCCAAACGCCCGACGACCGTACAGGCCGTCAGACTGCCTGCCGGTGCGGGCGGGCACACCACCGCGGTCTGGAGGGAACAGGTCCCGGAGATCTTCCGGTGGTTGACACACCAGGTGCCGATGCGCTGA
- a CDS encoding ArsR/SmtB family transcription factor: MADEPGRPSLEEMDLGKVLTALSDPLRRRVVTELIAEPGDAERTCASFDLPVSKSTCTHHFRVLRESGLVTDVDYGNRRGVRLRRLEVEQRFPGLLGLLAQETAAARPQA; encoded by the coding sequence ATGGCGGACGAACCGGGCCGTCCGAGCCTTGAGGAAATGGACCTCGGGAAGGTCTTGACGGCCCTTTCCGACCCGCTGCGCCGCCGCGTCGTGACAGAGCTGATCGCTGAACCGGGGGATGCGGAGCGCACCTGCGCGTCATTCGACTTGCCCGTCTCGAAGTCGACTTGTACCCATCACTTCCGGGTGCTGCGCGAGTCAGGACTTGTCACGGACGTGGACTACGGCAACCGCCGCGGGGTGCGACTCAGGAGGCTGGAGGTCGAGCAGCGGTTTCCCGGTCTGCTGGGGCTGCTCGCTCAGGAGACCGCGGCCGCCCGCCCGCAGGCGTGA